A window of the Cannabis sativa cultivar Pink pepper isolate KNU-18-1 chromosome X, ASM2916894v1, whole genome shotgun sequence genome harbors these coding sequences:
- the LOC133031857 gene encoding two-pore potassium channel 5-like, producing MSMEDDDAHLSQPLLHSQTNPLHNDFRIPIQQLDHPQSSSAPRRTHSLHRCKTAPAMAVVRDLKPKTSELPHPQSDSSSIVRQAFFLLLIYLSLGVLIYSFNTDHFSGVETHPVVDALYFCIVTMCTIGYGDIAPLTPFTKVFACVFVLVGFGFIDILLSGVVNYVLDVQENIILTGMQQMDHDDQNRHHNSNNSNHNHNHNHHHGFSARDYIIDVAKGRMRIRLKVGLALGVVVLCISVGVMFLHYGEELDWVDSIYLSVMSVTTVGYGDRAFKTLKGRLFAAIWLLLSTLAVARAFLYLAEARIDKRHRRIAKWVLQREITVEDLLAADINHNGFISKSEYVIYKLKEMGKIGEKDIMIICNQFNKLDPNNSGKITLPDLFENRM from the exons ATGTCTATGGAGGATGATGATGCCCATCTCTCTCAGCCTTTGCTACACTCCCAAACAAACCCTCTTCACAATGATTTCCGAATACCAATCCAACAACTTGACCACCCTCAATCATCCTCTGCACCCAGACGAACCCACAGTCTCCACCGTTGTAAGACGGCTCCCGCCATGGCCGTGGTTCGTGACCTCAAACCCAAGACATCCGAGCTTCCCCATCCTCAATCCGACTCCAGCTCCATCGTCAGACAAGCCTTCTTCTTGCTACTTATCTATCTCTCTTTGGGTGTTCTCATCTACTCTTTCAACACCGATCACTTCTCCGGCGTCGAGACCCACCCAGTCGTGGACGCTCTCTATTTTTGTATAGTCACCATGTGTACTATTGGTTATGGGGACATAGCTCCTCTCACCCCCTTCACCAAGGTCTTTGCTTGCGTTTTTGTTTTGGTGGGTTTCGGATTCATTGACATTTTGCTTAGTGGGGTTGTTAATTATGTGCTCGACGTGCAAGAAAATATCATCTTGACTGGTATGCAGCAAATGGACCACGACGATCAAAACCGCCACCATAACAGCAACAACAGCAATCACAATCACAACCATAACCACCACCATGGCTTCTCTGCTAGAGATTATATCATAGATGTGGCAAAGGGAAGGATGAGGATTAGACTGAAGGTGGGTTTGGCTCTGGGAGTGGTGGTGTTGTGTATTAGCGTTGGGGTTATGTTTTTGCATTATGGGGAAGAGTTGGATTGGGTGGATTCCATTTACTTATCTGTCATGTCTGTAACCACAGTTGGGTACGGTGACAGAGCCTTCAAGACACTTAAAGGTAGGCTCTTTGCGGCCATTTGGCTTCTCTTATCGACACTGGCTGTGGCAAGGGCGTTCCTGTATTTGGCTGAGGCAAGGATTGACAAGAGGCACAGGAGAATTGCTAAGTGGGTCTTGCAAAGGGAAATCACCGTTGAGGACTTACTTGCTGCAGACATAAACCATAATGGTTTCATAAG CAAGTCAGAATACGTAATATACAAGCTTAAAGAGATGGGGAAGATAGGAGAGAAAGACATAATGATAATATGCAATCAGTTCAATAAGCTGGATCCCAACAATTCTGGAAAGATAACATTGCCTGATCTGTTTGAGAATCGCATGTGA
- the LOC133032324 gene encoding protein S-acyltransferase 18-like, which translates to MIITRRHGWQRPLHSLQIVGMAIFSFLVVAFYAFLGLFLGNRTAEITVTTIFSIASLSVMGLFIRCTAIDPTDKTGVRRKRTKKKVKSQIKLNYGFILGQIVLRFFRRVEKKILRSFIRRKYLDPWSTSSDHLDPFLPFPLVLKDDAAVNTPNPNQDDISFCQLCDMEVKKRSKHCRTCNRCVEGFDHHCRWLNNCVGKRNYTTFILLMVFVLLMLIMEGGTAVAIFVRCFTDKHGLEKELEQKLYVKFPREVLATISILLLLMTAYGSAALGQLFFFHVVLIRKGIRTYDYILAMKEENQFAELDSFDDDSGISSDDSAEFYSPEKPTFVSRFICSGQGLNQSNKNLSIRIEGDPETSLLANKQGFRVGISPWKLIKLSKEKALRAAERARERIVKQKPMMEQGPLKPLPSETKCGPLMNKQINVPDSASGLTPLVSNGRLGGSPGRFSSPRRRFSCPPSTVSSILASPQQKYRSNFDLKLTDVSKELETYISRQVLCSVIKEDGSQPSPR; encoded by the exons ATGATTATTACCAGGCGCCATGGCTGGCAACGTCCTCTCCACTCTTTGCAG ATCGTGGGAATGGCAATTTTCAGCTTCCTGGTGGTGGCATTCTATGCTTTCCTGGGTCTTTTTCTTGGAAACAGAACTGCAGAAATTACTGTCACCACAATCTTCTCCATTGCG TCTCTTTCAGTGATGGGACTCTTCATAAGGTGCACTGCCATTGACCCAACTGACAAAACTGGTGTTAGGAGGAAGAGGACCAAGAAAAAAGTCAAGTCCCAGATCAAGCTCAACTATGGCTTCATTCTGGGTCAGAttgttttaagattttttaggaGAGTGGAGAAGAAGATCCTTAGGTCCTTCATCAGGAGGAAGTATCTGGATCCATGGAGTACCAGCTCTGATCATTTGGACCCATTTCTTCCTTTTCCTCTTGTCCTCAAGGATGATGCAGCTGTCAACACTCCCAATCCAAACCAAGACGACATCTCCTTTTGCCAGCTCTGTGATATGGAG GTCAAAAAACGTAGCAAGCACTGCCGCACCTGCAACCGATGTGTGGAAGGCTTTGATCACCATTGCAGG TGGTTAAACAACTGCGTTGGCAAAAGGAATTATACAACATTTATTCTTCTAATGGTTTTTGTCTTGTTAATG CTAATCATGGAAGGAGGAACTGCTGTTGCCATATTTGTTAGATGTTTTACAGACAAACATGGACTGGAGAAGGAACTAGAGCAGAAGCTCTATGTGAAGTTTCCAAGAGAGGTTCTTGCCACCATATCA ATTTTGTTGCTATTGATGACAGCTTACGGTTCAGCAGCATTAGGACAACTCTTTTTCTTTCATGTGGTTCTCATAAGGAAG GGAATAAGAACATACGACTATATATTGGCAATGAAAGAGGAGAACCAATTCGCAGAATTAGATTCTTTTGACGATGATTCAGGCATCTCTTCAGATGACAGTGCTGAATTTTATTCACCAGAAAAGCCAACTTTTGTATCTCGGTTTATATGCAGCGGACAAGGGTTGAACCAG AGTAACAAAAATCTGTCCATAAGAATAGAAGGTGATCCTGAGACATCTCTTTTAGCCAACAAACAAGGCTTCCGGGTTGGTATCAGCCCTTGGAAACTTATAAAGCTGAGCAAAGAGAAAGCTTTAAGAGCAGCTGAAAGAGCACGGGAAAGGATTGTAAAACAGAAGCCAATGATGGAACAGGGTCCATTGAAACCACTGCCATCAGAAACAAAATGTGGTCCGCTGATGAATAAACAGATAAATGTTCCAGATTCAGCATCTGGTTTAACACCTCTAGTTTCTAATGGTAGGCTTGGAGGATCACCAGGAAGGTTTTCAAGCCCAAGAAGGAGATTTTCTTGCCCCCCATCTACAGTTTCTTCCATTTTGGCATCACCACAGCAAAAGTACAGAAGCAATTTTGACTTGAAACTGACAGATGTGTCGAAGGAGCTTGAGACCTACATTTCGAGGCAAGTTTTATGTTCAGTTATAAAAGAGGATGGAAGTCAGCCATCCCCAAGATAg